In Exiguobacterium sibiricum 7-3, a genomic segment contains:
- the fliW gene encoding flagellar assembly protein FliW: protein MQIMTDFFGPVQVDESEIITFVSEVPGFPEARRFILLPFGEGIPFWSFQSIDQPECAFVVTNPFWIDTDYVFELPESAKEQLGIQETAQVAVYTTVTLREPFQESTTNLRAPFVMETQRRQAKQIILDETYANRRMIGSLTEVGGR from the coding sequence ATGCAAATCATGACTGATTTTTTTGGTCCGGTTCAAGTCGACGAAAGTGAAATCATCACGTTCGTTTCGGAAGTACCGGGTTTTCCGGAAGCACGACGCTTTATCCTCTTACCATTTGGGGAAGGCATTCCTTTCTGGTCCTTCCAATCGATTGACCAGCCGGAGTGTGCGTTCGTCGTGACGAATCCATTTTGGATTGATACGGATTACGTGTTTGAATTACCGGAATCGGCGAAAGAGCAGCTTGGTATTCAGGAAACGGCACAAGTCGCTGTCTATACGACGGTCACGTTACGCGAACCGTTCCAGGAGTCGACGACGAACCTACGGGCACCATTCGTCATGGAGACGCAACGCCGTCAAGCGAAACAAATCATTCTCGATGAAACGTACGCCAATCGTCGGATGATCGGCAGTCTGACTGAAGTAGGTGGCCGCTGA
- a CDS encoding DUF6470 family protein yields the protein MNLPHLEMRQTSAKIGINTTRATLEQHQAPATLSIEQPKGNLSIETIAARLEIDSTQAMIETGRIPAFESVQRYAEYGRQVGQQAVGRAASEGDQLMRIEQGGNAVSRVAKSRDTPPAEVTTLGFSPRSLDRVKINYTPAEVQLNYTAERPRIEVQVNRPELKVTEGTVDIYLREQNQLDMWPVGGMFDGEG from the coding sequence GTGAATCTGCCACATCTTGAGATGCGTCAAACGTCAGCGAAGATTGGAATCAATACCACCCGTGCGACACTTGAGCAACATCAGGCACCGGCGACGTTATCGATCGAACAGCCGAAAGGGAATCTGTCGATCGAGACAATTGCCGCCCGGCTCGAGATTGATTCGACTCAGGCGATGATTGAAACAGGAAGGATTCCGGCTTTTGAGTCTGTCCAGCGTTATGCGGAGTATGGTCGACAAGTGGGACAACAAGCGGTTGGACGTGCCGCTTCTGAAGGGGATCAACTGATGCGGATTGAGCAGGGGGGCAACGCAGTTTCCCGTGTCGCCAAATCGCGGGACACACCGCCTGCTGAAGTAACGACACTCGGCTTTTCGCCACGCAGTCTCGACCGGGTCAAAATCAATTACACACCGGCAGAAGTGCAACTCAATTACACGGCAGAGCGACCACGAATCGAGGTTCAGGTTAATCGTCCGGAATTGAAAGTCACGGAAGGTACGGTCGACATTTATCTACGGGAACAAAATCAACTGGACATGTGGCCGGTCGGCGGCATGTTCGATGGGGAAGGATAA
- the flgL gene encoding flagellar hook-associated protein FlgL, with the protein MRVTQTMLTKTNIGHLSASYQKLSAMQEQLISGKKIQRPSEDPVVAMQGIRYRTEVREVEQFKKNVNEATGWMDLTDSALNEVTSAMSRVRELTTQAATDTYDATQRKAIQSEVGQLIEHIGTLANTKYNEKAIFNGTKTDQPFISMEGLKEYLTTPGKAVNTVFTDGDPTQKEEEVIRYEISSGIEVQVNVSPTNVFSPETFTTLKKLYDALGGVSDAGAVDSSNNGAELSGMLKDLDSMLNQTVETRADLGARVNRLELNASRLEDQEIIAKSVMSDNEDIEAEKVIMELKSYETLHRAALSAGARIIQPTLLDFLR; encoded by the coding sequence ATGCGCGTAACACAAACGATGCTGACGAAAACGAATATCGGACATCTATCAGCCAGTTATCAAAAACTGAGTGCGATGCAGGAACAATTGATCAGTGGAAAAAAGATTCAGCGACCATCTGAAGATCCGGTCGTCGCAATGCAAGGGATTCGTTACCGGACAGAAGTGCGTGAAGTCGAACAGTTCAAAAAAAATGTCAATGAAGCGACAGGTTGGATGGACTTGACGGACTCGGCACTCAACGAAGTGACATCCGCCATGAGCCGGGTCCGTGAATTAACGACACAAGCTGCGACGGATACGTATGATGCCACGCAACGGAAAGCAATTCAGAGCGAAGTGGGTCAGTTGATTGAACATATCGGGACACTGGCGAACACGAAATATAATGAAAAAGCCATTTTTAATGGAACAAAGACGGATCAACCCTTCATTTCGATGGAAGGTCTGAAAGAATATTTAACGACACCAGGTAAGGCGGTTAATACCGTATTTACAGACGGTGACCCAACTCAAAAAGAAGAAGAAGTCATACGCTATGAAATCTCTTCCGGAATTGAAGTACAAGTCAACGTTTCACCGACAAATGTATTTAGTCCGGAAACGTTCACGACGCTCAAAAAATTATACGATGCCCTTGGTGGGGTTTCAGACGCAGGTGCCGTCGATAGTTCAAATAATGGAGCCGAATTATCAGGTATGTTAAAAGATCTTGATAGTATGCTCAATCAAACGGTCGAAACGCGTGCTGACCTCGGGGCGCGGGTCAACCGACTCGAACTGAACGCATCTCGTCTGGAAGATCAGGAAATTATCGCGAAATCGGTCATGTCGGATAACGAAGACATCGAAGCCGAAAAAGTCATCATGGAACTGAAGTCGTATGAAACGTTACATCGTGCGGCACTCAGCGCGGGGGCGCGGATCATTCAGCCGACCTTGCTTGATTTCTTACGTTAA